One part of the bacterium genome encodes these proteins:
- a CDS encoding sigma-70 family RNA polymerase sigma factor, which produces MDVMPDIQLIEAYRQADGHAGEILYTRYYPRIVGLSRRYLKSQMDAEDVAQEVMLRVLAKKKILMFRHDGELWSWLYRITVNACMAHWRKQCGMSWCVLQDNNVLENQQPDDAHPGYIDHLLHGRMKKRVLVALMDLPSKYRRIILKIYFEDRTYLETARECSVSCTTVGVQLLRAKKQFVRFYRIEQNKSRISPAEVFMQHFDKVSRDS; this is translated from the coding sequence ATGGATGTGATGCCGGACATTCAACTCATTGAAGCCTACCGCCAGGCGGACGGACATGCAGGGGAAATATTATACACGCGTTACTATCCCAGGATTGTTGGGTTGAGCCGCCGTTATTTAAAATCCCAGATGGATGCCGAGGATGTGGCCCAGGAAGTCATGCTGCGGGTGTTGGCGAAAAAAAAGATATTAATGTTTCGGCACGATGGGGAATTATGGTCCTGGTTGTACCGGATCACGGTGAATGCCTGCATGGCGCATTGGCGCAAGCAGTGCGGCATGTCATGGTGTGTTCTGCAAGACAATAATGTATTGGAAAATCAGCAGCCGGATGATGCCCACCCCGGATATATCGATCATCTGTTGCATGGTCGGATGAAAAAACGGGTTCTGGTGGCCTTGATGGATTTACCTTCCAAATATCGTCGGATCATTTTAAAAATCTATTTTGAAGACAGAACCTATCTGGAAACCGCCCGGGAATGTTCTGTCTCCTGTACAACCGTGGGTGTGCAGCTCCTGCGGGCAAAAAAACAATTTGTGCGGTTTTACCGGATCGAACAAAACAAATCCCGGATATCACCGGCCGAAGTATTTATGCAACATTTTGACAAAGTATCCCGGGATTCATGA
- a CDS encoding sigma-54 dependent transcriptional regulator: protein MARILIIDDDVAFMEIFKERMELDNYQVAFSEDCEHCLEAVEAAQPEIIFLDIDFGVNDKRAGIEALKKLRKKYSKQELPVVMLSGTGDTSILVKTLEMGANDFDYKPITEYKEFIEKVAGILSAIDETQSFGIQKEQEWILGGKSTRILDITKQIYRAAQANMDTLFEGETGVGKEVAARMYHQHSNRRNSTMINVNCPGIPSELFESELFGYTKGAFANATRDHMGLVEKAENGILFFDEIGHLSLSHQTKLLRFIQFKTFRRVGSNTEKKVDVIILAATSRNLREMVRKGGFLQELFYRFEKNIMTIPSLRERREDITYLTKDLFALNNHKNIKEIDQEVLDVFQQMKWDGNVRQLENCIVRGIHRCSGNTLGLKDVEGALASHESSEDDPVGLIQSRLQQMKYTEFSEFEKEQEFKIRKAFYGFHYERHQKKITQTANYLGMKPEYLRQVLKKLQLLS from the coding sequence ATGGCGCGGATTCTAATTATTGATGATGATGTTGCTTTTATGGAAATTTTCAAAGAGCGCATGGAATTGGACAATTATCAGGTTGCGTTCAGTGAGGATTGTGAGCATTGTTTGGAAGCTGTCGAAGCTGCACAACCTGAAATTATTTTTTTAGATATTGATTTTGGTGTGAATGACAAACGCGCCGGTATAGAAGCTCTGAAAAAATTGAGAAAAAAATATTCAAAGCAGGAACTTCCGGTTGTTATGTTAAGCGGAACTGGTGATACAAGCATTTTGGTTAAAACACTTGAAATGGGTGCGAATGATTTTGATTATAAACCCATTACTGAGTATAAAGAATTTATTGAAAAGGTTGCCGGAATATTAAGTGCAATTGATGAAACGCAGTCTTTCGGAATTCAAAAGGAACAGGAATGGATTTTAGGCGGTAAATCAACGCGGATATTGGATATTACTAAACAGATTTATCGGGCCGCCCAGGCCAATATGGACACCCTGTTTGAAGGGGAGACCGGCGTAGGAAAAGAAGTGGCGGCCAGAATGTATCATCAGCACAGTAACCGGCGAAACAGCACTATGATCAATGTCAACTGTCCTGGTATTCCGAGTGAATTGTTTGAGTCCGAGCTGTTTGGGTATACAAAAGGTGCGTTTGCCAATGCCACGCGTGATCACATGGGATTGGTGGAAAAAGCTGAAAACGGCATTTTGTTTTTTGATGAGATCGGGCATTTATCCCTCAGTCATCAGACCAAGCTGTTGAGGTTCATTCAGTTTAAGACCTTTCGCCGGGTTGGATCGAATACTGAGAAAAAAGTGGATGTGATTATTTTGGCGGCCACCAGCAGGAATCTTCGTGAAATGGTAAGAAAGGGCGGGTTTTTACAGGAATTGTTTTACCGGTTTGAAAAAAATATTATGACGATTCCATCCTTGAGGGAACGACGTGAGGATATTACTTATTTGACCAAGGATCTGTTCGCGTTAAACAACCATAAAAATATTAAAGAGATTGATCAGGAAGTACTGGATGTATTCCAGCAAATGAAATGGGACGGGAATGTCCGGCAACTGGAAAACTGTATTGTACGCGGCATTCACCGATGCAGTGGTAATACGCTGGGATTGAAGGATGTGGAGGGAGCCTTGGCCTCTCATGAGAGCAGCGAAGATGATCCAGTGGGATTGATCCAATCCCGGTTGCAACAAATGAAATATACTGAATTTAGTGAGTTTGAAAAGGAGCAAGAATTTAAAATAAGAAAAGCTTTTTATGGTTTTCATTATGAGCGTCATCAAAAAAAAATTACGCAAACTGCCAACTATCTGGGTATGAAACCTGAATACCTGCGCCAGGTTTTGAAAAAATTGCAACTTTTATCGTGA
- a CDS encoding HAMP domain-containing histidine kinase, producing the protein MIAAITAVLVGLGAIAMLFINLEEMENNHIQESKNLGEQISKSAMHYLLENQYDNLLDTMRLLTATTHIQYMALYMDKEMTTQSGESSSLTTLLTKPPESNAEMFYSNDKSLYLVIDTILPFHPDLLQGRFVLRIVFTLEKFMHRKDNILLAISAILLLLLALILSFYFLAQAEEKKSQTISKITHDARKVLNRISTRLDYMDTLLGRNEEVPNLQNNIKLSHEESRALNRFLFNLSDHENLSHREVKLNLEGKDVGLLLKNKKNQFEVTLSKERKKIHLHLPAETIFMKTDKHIFERIVMNLIDNAVKFTRVQTDIDIHLGEKHGMIVILITDHGPGIERHHWETIFKPFRRLPSKKEGTGLGLSNARELAKLLGGEVSILSSTLGQGTTFFVQLPKNGPGPKKRVE; encoded by the coding sequence ATGATTGCGGCCATCACTGCGGTTCTCGTAGGTTTAGGTGCAATCGCAATGTTATTTATCAATCTTGAAGAGATGGAAAATAATCATATTCAAGAATCTAAAAATCTTGGTGAACAAATCAGCAAGAGTGCGATGCATTATTTATTGGAAAATCAGTACGACAATCTATTGGATACCATGCGCCTTTTAACTGCAACCACACACATTCAGTACATGGCATTGTACATGGATAAAGAGATGACCACGCAATCCGGCGAGAGTTCATCTTTGACAACATTGCTGACAAAACCACCTGAATCGAATGCGGAAATGTTTTATTCAAATGACAAGAGCCTTTATTTGGTAATTGATACGATTCTGCCGTTTCATCCGGATTTGCTCCAGGGACGCTTTGTGCTCAGGATTGTTTTTACTTTGGAAAAATTTATGCATCGCAAGGACAATATTTTGCTGGCGATCAGTGCCATTTTACTTTTGCTGTTGGCGCTGATTTTATCGTTTTATTTTTTAGCGCAAGCTGAAGAAAAAAAATCACAAACTATTTCCAAAATTACGCATGATGCCCGGAAAGTATTAAATAGGATATCTACACGGCTGGATTATATGGACACCCTGTTGGGAAGGAATGAGGAAGTGCCGAATTTGCAGAATAATATTAAGTTATCCCATGAAGAATCCAGGGCATTAAATCGTTTTCTTTTTAATCTAAGTGATCATGAAAACCTAAGTCATCGCGAAGTGAAGCTGAATCTTGAAGGAAAAGATGTTGGGTTATTGCTGAAAAACAAGAAAAATCAATTTGAAGTGACACTTTCCAAAGAAAGAAAAAAAATCCATCTTCATTTGCCCGCCGAAACAATTTTTATGAAAACCGACAAACATATTTTTGAACGTATTGTTATGAATTTGATTGATAATGCGGTTAAATTTACCCGGGTGCAGACAGACATTGATATCCATTTGGGTGAGAAACATGGGATGATAGTAATATTAATTACTGATCACGGTCCCGGGATTGAGAGGCACCATTGGGAAACGATATTTAAACCCTTCAGAAGATTACCCTCAAAAAAAGAGGGTACAGGTCTCGGGTTGAGCAATGCTCGTGAGTTGGCAAAATTGCTGGGTGGCGAAGTCAGCATACTGAGCAGCACACTTGGACAAGGCACAACATTTTTCGTACAATTGCCGAAGAATGGACCTGGTCCGAAAAAGAGGGTGGAATAA
- a CDS encoding phosphate/phosphite/phosphonate ABC transporter substrate-binding protein yields MNKYFEAVRLKIGTCLIIGCLALPVGAATITQVKNNGFESSDVVFCLSKSGLQHYVNPREAMEVYKALVYEYMIPQLGFQIQFRFFENDKKMYRKISENQADIGCGHLVNFLKHYKKSLVKPLVRFQQKKRAGRLSNDHYILIVRKKDNIQHVGQLRGKTLGINHPHDTNKIRYLFFSKLAGYDEKTYFKSVKMYNSSRNSIFSLFYRTTDVVLETEYALDVFTKLRPELGEAIQPFLKHPDSIADLPIFYRASADKEKMARIQKCGEFFARMHEDPGLHQMLYFLGCDRAMPISPEDEKRYQQWTEKYSAMELF; encoded by the coding sequence ATGAACAAGTATTTTGAGGCTGTTCGATTAAAAATAGGGACATGCTTGATCATCGGTTGTCTTGCCCTGCCGGTTGGTGCAGCGACAATCACCCAGGTCAAAAACAACGGGTTCGAATCGAGTGATGTGGTGTTCTGTCTTTCCAAATCGGGATTACAACACTATGTCAATCCGCGGGAAGCCATGGAAGTTTACAAAGCCTTGGTCTATGAATATATGATTCCTCAACTGGGCTTTCAGATACAATTTCGTTTTTTTGAAAATGACAAGAAAATGTATCGAAAAATTTCTGAAAACCAGGCAGACATCGGTTGTGGTCATTTGGTGAATTTTCTGAAGCATTACAAGAAAAGTTTGGTCAAACCATTGGTTCGTTTTCAGCAAAAAAAACGTGCCGGCAGATTGTCCAATGATCACTACATACTGATTGTCCGAAAAAAAGATAATATTCAACATGTCGGCCAGTTGCGGGGAAAAACACTTGGGATTAACCATCCGCATGATACAAATAAAATACGCTATCTTTTTTTTAGTAAGCTTGCCGGATATGACGAAAAAACATATTTTAAATCCGTAAAAATGTATAACAGCAGTCGTAATTCAATTTTTTCTTTATTTTATCGGACCACGGATGTGGTGTTGGAGACCGAGTATGCATTGGATGTTTTTACCAAACTCCGGCCTGAATTGGGGGAAGCGATCCAGCCGTTCCTTAAACATCCGGATTCTATTGCTGATTTGCCTATTTTTTACAGAGCTTCTGCAGACAAGGAAAAAATGGCGCGCATTCAAAAATGTGGGGAATTTTTTGCGCGAATGCACGAAGATCCGGGACTTCATCAGATGCTCTATTTTTTAGGTTGTGACCGGGCCATGCCGATCTCGCCGGAGGATGAAAAAAGATACCAACAATGGACGGAAAAATACAGTGCCATGGAACTTTTTTAG
- a CDS encoding TolC family protein, producing the protein MSKKHLAFLLVFLFMAAIYGKISADDNLEALTLNQCLSMALQNNPQIQSHYEKVKMASALKGQALSYFFPSLSVEAGWTILDHDRVSNITLPDEYYDLFVFTYAYFSMKDEILDGGYSPWGYGPETDPLEFTKFKKYYDEYGSGFLDPGFIPPGETEPIPQDLKIKVLQQYFDAADTIPQSIESGYLGGHYFGSSFKLTQPIFTFGKISGRYQQAGWNEELKMHEQAESVQAIFSQICQTYFALSQGEQLLGLAEEMESRFKMLRVITKALMKSTRSKKNQYDYMTIKVYANKIEHMKQETLNKVEKGNRYLQLLLGSGNSVTIRGNTRVPNALIVTVEESFDTMQTKNHNWQQLELGEKLAEKEVEVARAELFPMIGVSGEFNTFHEEPEFGNMPESSWQVTVGASWTFPLGMGSISVLREKQAAYASAKKEVVYAKHALTTQMEVLLKDLESSVRSLQRLEKAEADARERSQLAIEGYRIDEVKTSDMIEAQVDESEVRIEYLETCLEYQNQMIEYIRMMGKDLHEQVF; encoded by the coding sequence TTGTCAAAAAAACACCTTGCGTTTTTACTGGTTTTTTTATTCATGGCAGCCATTTATGGAAAAATTTCCGCTGATGACAATCTCGAAGCATTAACTTTGAATCAATGTCTTAGTATGGCTTTACAGAATAATCCGCAGATACAAAGTCATTACGAGAAAGTCAAAATGGCATCCGCGCTCAAGGGCCAGGCATTGTCATATTTTTTTCCAAGTTTGTCTGTGGAAGCCGGTTGGACCATCTTGGATCATGATCGTGTCAGCAACATTACCTTGCCGGATGAGTATTATGATTTGTTTGTTTTTACATACGCTTATTTTTCGATGAAAGATGAAATTCTCGATGGAGGATATTCTCCATGGGGGTATGGACCAGAGACAGATCCTCTTGAGTTTACAAAATTTAAGAAATACTATGATGAATATGGGAGTGGTTTTTTAGATCCTGGCTTTATACCTCCCGGAGAGACGGAACCCATACCTCAAGATTTAAAAATTAAAGTATTACAACAATATTTTGATGCCGCCGATACCATTCCTCAATCCATCGAATCCGGTTATTTGGGCGGTCATTATTTTGGATCAAGTTTCAAATTAACCCAACCCATTTTCACCTTTGGAAAAATATCCGGACGCTATCAACAAGCCGGTTGGAATGAAGAACTGAAAATGCATGAACAAGCAGAAAGCGTGCAGGCAATTTTCAGCCAGATTTGTCAGACGTATTTTGCGCTCTCACAAGGAGAACAATTGCTTGGCTTGGCGGAGGAGATGGAGAGCCGCTTCAAGATGCTCCGGGTGATTACCAAGGCACTAATGAAAAGCACTCGCAGCAAGAAAAATCAGTATGATTATATGACCATCAAAGTTTATGCCAATAAAATTGAGCATATGAAACAGGAAACTTTGAACAAAGTCGAGAAGGGTAACCGATATTTACAGTTGTTATTAGGGTCTGGAAATTCGGTGACCATCCGGGGAAATACGAGGGTCCCCAATGCGCTTATAGTAACTGTGGAGGAATCATTTGATACGATGCAAACCAAAAACCATAACTGGCAGCAACTGGAATTGGGGGAAAAACTGGCGGAAAAGGAAGTCGAAGTTGCCCGTGCGGAATTATTTCCCATGATCGGTGTGAGTGGAGAATTCAATACATTTCACGAAGAACCGGAATTCGGAAATATGCCGGAATCTTCCTGGCAGGTCACGGTGGGTGCGAGCTGGACGTTTCCACTCGGTATGGGGAGTATCTCAGTACTTCGGGAGAAACAGGCTGCCTATGCTTCTGCAAAAAAAGAGGTGGTTTATGCCAAACACGCGCTGACAACCCAAATGGAAGTATTGTTGAAAGATTTGGAGAGCTCGGTACGATCACTCCAGCGCCTGGAAAAAGCTGAAGCCGACGCCAGGGAGCGTTCCCAACTGGCCATTGAAGGGTACCGGATTGATGAGGTCAAAACCAGCGATATGATTGAGGCGCAAGTGGATGAGAGCGAGGTCAGGATTGAGTATTTAGAGACCTGTTTGGAATATCAGAATCAAATGATTGAATACATCCGGATGATGGGAAAAGATTTGCATGAACAAGTATTTTGA
- a CDS encoding PhoH family protein — protein sequence MKKTFILDTNVLLHNPEALKMFADNLVVIPIVALEELDKFKKGNDEKGKNARHVSRFIDKLRGQGSLSKGVKMENGGILKIPVEMPEVKVKGLIPNRIDNQILALAMSLQQQGEGNVRLVTKDVNLRVKADVVEVQAEDFESHKVNIDELYSGVATVEVSSEFIAKFLADKKLALPEAELFPNQFILLKDGKTDSNQSVVGKVDWKEKMIVPLISGDQEIWGITAKNLRQKFAFELLLDSNIPLVTLVGSAGTGKTLLAIAAALRATLDERRYRRILVSRPVIPLGRDIGYLPGSKEEKIAPWMQPIFDNLEFLMDQNGESEETGEGTLRYLNESGKIVLESLTYIRGRSIPKQFMIVDEAQNLTPHEVKTIVSRAGEGTKVVLTGDPYQIDNPYLDSNSNGLTYLVEHFKAQGLFGHITLTKSERSPLAALAAKLL from the coding sequence ATGAAAAAAACCTTCATTCTCGATACCAATGTATTGCTTCACAATCCCGAAGCCTTAAAAATGTTTGCGGATAATTTGGTTGTGATTCCGATTGTTGCTTTGGAAGAATTGGATAAATTTAAAAAAGGCAATGATGAAAAGGGGAAAAATGCCCGGCATGTTTCCCGGTTTATTGATAAACTTCGCGGTCAAGGATCACTCTCCAAGGGTGTGAAAATGGAGAACGGCGGTATTTTGAAGATTCCGGTTGAGATGCCGGAGGTTAAGGTGAAAGGGTTGATACCAAACCGGATCGACAACCAGATACTGGCCCTGGCCATGTCTTTGCAACAACAGGGGGAGGGAAATGTCCGGTTGGTTACCAAAGACGTCAATCTGCGCGTCAAGGCGGATGTGGTTGAAGTTCAGGCAGAAGATTTTGAAAGTCACAAAGTTAATATTGATGAGCTTTACTCCGGGGTTGCCACTGTGGAGGTGTCTTCCGAATTCATTGCGAAATTTTTAGCAGATAAAAAACTGGCTTTACCGGAAGCAGAGCTGTTTCCCAATCAATTTATTCTTCTCAAGGATGGGAAAACTGATTCAAATCAGAGCGTGGTGGGGAAGGTCGACTGGAAGGAAAAAATGATCGTCCCCTTGATTTCGGGTGACCAGGAAATTTGGGGAATTACGGCTAAAAACCTGAGACAAAAATTTGCTTTTGAATTGCTGTTGGACAGTAATATACCTCTGGTGACACTCGTAGGATCGGCAGGCACGGGAAAAACACTGCTGGCGATTGCAGCTGCACTTCGGGCAACCTTGGACGAGCGCCGATACCGTCGAATCCTGGTAAGCCGGCCGGTGATACCCTTGGGAAGGGATATTGGATATTTGCCGGGTTCCAAGGAGGAAAAAATCGCGCCTTGGATGCAGCCTATTTTTGATAACTTGGAATTTTTAATGGACCAAAACGGGGAGTCTGAAGAAACCGGCGAAGGAACCTTGCGGTATTTAAATGAGAGCGGGAAGATTGTTTTGGAGTCCTTGACGTACATTCGGGGACGCTCGATTCCCAAACAATTTATGATTGTCGATGAGGCGCAAAATTTAACCCCGCATGAGGTGAAAACCATTGTTTCCCGGGCGGGGGAGGGTACCAAGGTCGTCTTGACCGGTGATCCTTATCAAATTGATAATCCCTATTTGGATTCCAACTCCAACGGACTAACCTACTTGGTCGAACACTTTAAAGCGCAAGGTTTGTTTGGTCATATTACTTTGACCAAAAGTGAACGGTCACCCCTGGCAGCCCTGGCAGCGAAACTGCTGTAA
- a CDS encoding branched-chain amino acid transaminase translates to MGFPAKKIWIDGKLVPWDDAKIHILSHALHYGSCAFDGLRMYANPKGSFILRLREHLKRLLDSAKIYRMDTAYDLDTLCAAVRETILANDLKEAYIRPFIFRGYHSLGINPFKCPIQTAIAVWEWGAYLGEDALEKGVSVRVASWNRPAPNTMPAMAKVASNYMNSQLVKMEALQDGFDEGIALDTFGYISEGSGENLFIIKNGVIFTPPSSSSILPGITRHCVFQLARDLGYTVKQHVLPRESLYVADEAFMTGTAAEITPITRVDKILVGDGKRGPMTQAIQEVYFGVLKGEREDVHQWMDKVR, encoded by the coding sequence ATGGGATTTCCGGCAAAAAAAATATGGATTGATGGAAAACTTGTGCCTTGGGATGATGCCAAGATACATATTTTATCCCATGCCCTGCATTACGGCTCTTGTGCCTTCGATGGTCTGCGAATGTATGCCAATCCCAAAGGATCATTTATTCTTCGGCTTCGCGAGCACTTGAAGCGGTTGCTGGATTCAGCCAAAATATACCGCATGGATACTGCCTATGATTTGGACACACTCTGCGCGGCGGTGCGCGAAACCATTCTTGCCAATGATTTAAAAGAAGCCTATATTCGCCCGTTTATATTCCGCGGGTATCATTCCTTGGGGATCAATCCCTTTAAATGTCCCATTCAAACCGCCATAGCTGTTTGGGAATGGGGCGCCTATCTGGGTGAGGATGCGCTGGAAAAAGGTGTTTCTGTCCGGGTGGCTTCCTGGAACCGTCCGGCACCCAATACCATGCCGGCCATGGCCAAGGTGGCTTCCAATTATATGAATTCCCAATTGGTTAAAATGGAGGCCCTTCAGGACGGGTTTGATGAAGGGATTGCATTGGATACCTTTGGTTATATATCCGAGGGGTCGGGTGAAAATCTTTTTATTATCAAAAACGGGGTGATTTTTACCCCGCCTTCCTCTTCCAGTATTCTTCCCGGTATAACCCGGCACTGTGTATTTCAACTGGCGCGGGACCTGGGATACACGGTCAAGCAGCATGTTCTGCCACGCGAGAGTCTCTATGTGGCGGATGAGGCTTTTATGACCGGCACGGCTGCTGAGATCACACCGATAACCCGGGTGGACAAGATACTGGTCGGTGATGGCAAGCGTGGGCCGATGACCCAAGCGATTCAGGAAGTGTATTTTGGCGTCCTCAAAGGTGAGCGGGAAGACGTGCATCAATGGATGGACAAGGTAAGGTAA
- a CDS encoding PilZ domain-containing protein has product MNKKKYGDIEFERRVFPRFVIHLPFSYEVDNKKNEGITNNASQGGLQVYLPEPVAINTVLRFKLLLPEGNEVQYVEAAAKVTWVQKSMLPEPKNYKVGLAFVDISQEGRKFLQWFEQLWLNQAG; this is encoded by the coding sequence ATGAACAAAAAAAAATATGGTGATATAGAATTTGAACGCCGCGTTTTTCCCAGGTTTGTTATCCATCTTCCGTTTTCCTATGAAGTGGACAATAAAAAGAATGAAGGCATCACCAACAATGCCTCGCAGGGGGGATTGCAGGTCTATCTTCCCGAACCGGTTGCGATCAATACCGTGCTGCGTTTCAAGCTTCTATTGCCGGAAGGCAATGAGGTGCAATACGTTGAGGCAGCCGCCAAAGTGACCTGGGTGCAAAAGAGCATGTTGCCGGAACCGAAAAACTATAAGGTGGGTCTGGCATTTGTTGATATTTCCCAGGAAGGCCGGAAATTTCTGCAATGGTTTGAACAGCTTTGGCTGAATCAGGCCGGCTGA
- a CDS encoding PilZ domain-containing protein: MKGFGSAQFDRRRYPRLDFSLPLAFQISDDPQAPEGVSANISLGGMMAFLPGSVEQGRIIDITMLLPLGNEKHTCKAKAEVVWARQGNFESGWACQVGLRFVEMPEAASTIWKRFLIEWQGEKQ, from the coding sequence ATGAAGGGTTTTGGAAGTGCGCAATTTGACCGTCGCCGATATCCCCGGCTGGATTTTTCATTGCCGTTGGCTTTTCAAATATCAGATGACCCCCAAGCACCCGAAGGTGTCTCGGCCAATATTTCTTTAGGCGGCATGATGGCCTTTTTACCCGGCAGTGTTGAACAAGGCCGGATTATTGATATAACGATGCTGCTTCCCCTGGGGAATGAAAAGCATACCTGCAAGGCTAAGGCTGAGGTGGTTTGGGCCAGGCAGGGTAATTTCGAGAGTGGCTGGGCATGTCAGGTTGGTTTGCGCTTTGTGGAAATGCCGGAAGCAGCTTCCACGATATGGAAAAGGTTTTTAATTGAATGGCAGGGCGAAAAGCAATAA
- a CDS encoding PilZ domain-containing protein, whose translation MASEAFKAEANAERRRFTRMPIKIQVRFRCLDRGNISEPQADLAEDLGAGGLMMHSEQNLPLNQNLMVIIYLPPTEKRFTDPKDVPEEECLEVEVLSRVAWSAAAPQGGFMIGIQFLDLDQNNRKWLKEFLVDFKLDQPDSSLYT comes from the coding sequence ATGGCTTCTGAGGCGTTTAAGGCTGAGGCAAATGCAGAGCGAAGGCGTTTTACCCGGATGCCGATTAAAATTCAGGTCAGGTTTCGCTGTTTGGATCGCGGGAATATTTCTGAACCGCAGGCTGACTTGGCCGAAGACCTGGGCGCAGGTGGTTTGATGATGCACTCTGAGCAGAACCTTCCCCTAAATCAGAATTTAATGGTGATTATTTATCTCCCGCCGACAGAAAAACGGTTCACAGATCCCAAGGATGTTCCTGAAGAGGAATGCCTCGAAGTTGAGGTTCTTTCACGCGTCGCCTGGAGTGCAGCAGCACCTCAGGGCGGTTTTATGATCGGAATACAGTTTCTGGATTTGGATCAAAATAATCGTAAGTGGTTGAAAGAGTTTTTGGTTGATTTCAAGCTGGACCAGCCGGATTCTTCTCTCTATACGTAA